Proteins encoded within one genomic window of Abyssisolibacter fermentans:
- a CDS encoding YlbF family regulator has product MNLDQRKKELIKEIKRTKEFIEFQNSKVNIERYKDLKSEIESLQKKRFELFSTNKPKKEKEYLALEIDKQFKSLSKIPEVKKLIKAEKEFHNFMFKLYKDINHSLDLELK; this is encoded by the coding sequence ATGAATTTGGATCAGAGAAAAAAAGAACTCATAAAAGAAATAAAAAGAACTAAAGAATTTATTGAATTTCAAAATTCAAAGGTAAATATAGAAAGATATAAAGATTTAAAATCCGAAATAGAATCACTTCAAAAAAAACGTTTCGAATTATTTTCTACTAATAAACCAAAAAAAGAAAAAGAATATCTAGCTTTAGAAATAGATAAGCAATTCAAAAGTCTTTCCAAAATCCCTGAAGTAAAAAAACTAATTAAGGCTGAAAAAGAATTTCATAATTTTATGTTTAAACTATATAAAGATATAAATCATTCCTTAGATTTGGAACTAAAGTGA